The proteins below come from a single Rhodohalobacter sp. SW132 genomic window:
- a CDS encoding glycan-binding surface protein — MEKQIFTLRHLLYLVAIAGIFALYTGCDLAGDSDSGGMPEIEGVRHIHPDSAATMQLEKVGPGETFVITGRNLKSATKVFFNGIEASFNPVLVTNTNMIVTIPGNMPFGTLDPEAEEMNTIKLESSYGEIVFQFPILPPMPNIQHINKEFAESGETLTITGNYLYLVTEVTFPGGIVSADFESSDDGSYMTVTVPDGITEEGFVNVTTSSGTTYNSYRNMFNNTTGIFVNFDDKNPFTPWGDTPVVTNDVEGIEPVDGNYLHWHLTDIPAGLWWSQELATPMEAETDWPDIDPNTDLENLVLRFEMNIPDGLNSGWIKFNFNWNFEYDWNPFVTRNDERITIQTDGWETFTIPLEVLYDLGATTYADIAVNMHMFYVNPDTGVPVDELSVAYDNFRIVQIN, encoded by the coding sequence ATGGAAAAGCAGATATTTACACTTCGGCATCTACTTTATCTGGTTGCCATTGCCGGAATCTTTGCCCTTTATACCGGTTGCGATTTGGCCGGTGATAGTGATAGCGGCGGCATGCCGGAAATTGAAGGCGTCAGGCATATCCATCCGGATTCAGCCGCTACAATGCAGCTTGAAAAGGTTGGTCCCGGTGAAACATTTGTCATCACGGGAAGAAATCTGAAAAGCGCAACAAAAGTGTTTTTTAACGGAATTGAAGCATCTTTCAACCCCGTTCTGGTAACCAATACAAATATGATCGTTACCATTCCGGGAAATATGCCGTTTGGAACACTTGATCCGGAAGCAGAGGAGATGAACACCATTAAACTGGAATCATCCTACGGTGAAATTGTCTTTCAGTTTCCAATTTTACCGCCTATGCCAAACATTCAGCACATCAATAAGGAATTTGCTGAAAGCGGTGAAACATTAACGATTACAGGGAATTATCTATACCTCGTTACAGAGGTTACATTTCCCGGGGGAATAGTTTCAGCTGATTTTGAATCATCCGACGACGGCAGTTATATGACCGTTACCGTGCCGGACGGCATAACGGAAGAGGGATTTGTGAATGTAACCACATCAAGCGGTACAACATATAACTCCTACCGGAATATGTTTAACAATACCACCGGAATATTTGTCAATTTTGATGATAAAAACCCGTTTACACCCTGGGGCGATACTCCGGTGGTGACCAATGATGTCGAAGGAATTGAGCCGGTGGATGGAAATTACCTGCACTGGCATCTGACCGATATTCCAGCAGGACTCTGGTGGTCGCAGGAGTTGGCAACGCCGATGGAAGCTGAAACCGACTGGCCCGATATCGATCCGAATACAGATTTAGAAAACCTGGTACTTCGGTTTGAAATGAATATTCCCGACGGATTAAATTCCGGCTGGATCAAATTCAACTTCAACTGGAACTTTGAGTACGACTGGAATCCGTTTGTTACCCGTAACGATGAGCGCATTACCATTCAAACCGATGGCTGGGAAACCTTCACCATCCCTCTGGAAGTTCTTTACGATCTGGGCGCAACCACCTATGCCGATATAGCTGTGAACATGCACATGTTCTATGTTAATCCAGACACCGGTGTACCTGTAGATGAACTGAGTGTGGCTTACGATAACTTCAGAATCGTACAGATTAACTAA
- a CDS encoding RagB/SusD family nutrient uptake outer membrane protein, with product MKAVSTKLMMSTVLASVFLLAGCGDSFFDRPPQDQIVEGNFYQTEQDLAMATGSLYNTVWFDFNDKAKTEIGDARAGNLITTDGGREQFVIFSTTAANTRLNELWRSLYLVIAHANTHIHNINVNSSDAIPQAVKNHRVAEARFMRGTAYSYLAQLWGDVPIITNTTALIENPNVRRNLREDVLNFAINDLLYAEEHLILDDPAGRVDTWSAKGMLARLYLTRAHFNSQGGSLVQSDLDLAREYAEDVILNSGAELMDNFADLFKRQFNNNSESLFALQWVYGADEWGVQNTFQAYYAPEARLTGVGDGWGGGTSVSAWLYELYGGSDAQDRRRKATFMTRGDHYPELLQNDGGYTYEGTGAPIKKYVIGTPGDNEGRVGFMETDINTYMLRLAEVYLSYAQAVLGNDNSTNNGQAVGYVNAVRERAGLPAIDSISYMDLFEEKWKELAYEGQNWFELVRLYNWQPQMAMNLINDQQRNSNLEYSEGEGEYIIEPPSASITVNESDFRLSYPEAEVSTNPNLMDSPVPYNFDE from the coding sequence ATGAAAGCAGTAAGTACAAAATTAATGATGAGCACTGTCCTCGCGTCAGTTTTTCTGTTGGCCGGATGCGGAGATAGTTTTTTCGACCGCCCGCCACAGGACCAGATTGTGGAAGGCAACTTCTACCAGACGGAGCAGGATCTGGCGATGGCAACCGGTTCGCTGTACAATACGGTTTGGTTTGATTTCAACGACAAAGCTAAAACCGAAATCGGGGATGCAAGAGCCGGAAACCTGATTACAACGGATGGAGGCCGGGAGCAATTTGTGATCTTCAGCACTACGGCTGCCAATACAAGGCTGAACGAACTGTGGAGATCGCTCTACCTTGTGATCGCTCATGCGAATACTCACATTCACAATATCAATGTGAACTCTTCGGATGCGATTCCCCAGGCAGTAAAAAACCATCGTGTTGCGGAAGCACGGTTTATGCGCGGGACTGCTTACTCCTATCTTGCGCAGCTTTGGGGCGATGTGCCGATTATCACAAATACTACCGCGTTGATCGAAAATCCTAACGTAAGGCGTAATCTTCGTGAAGATGTACTGAATTTTGCAATCAATGACCTGCTTTATGCCGAGGAGCACCTGATTCTGGATGATCCCGCAGGGCGTGTGGATACTTGGTCTGCAAAAGGAATGCTTGCAAGATTATATCTCACCCGGGCGCATTTTAACAGCCAGGGCGGAAGCCTGGTACAGAGTGATCTGGATCTTGCCCGTGAGTATGCCGAGGATGTAATCCTGAACAGCGGCGCGGAATTGATGGATAACTTTGCAGATCTGTTCAAACGGCAGTTTAATAATAATTCAGAGAGTCTGTTTGCACTTCAGTGGGTGTATGGTGCCGATGAGTGGGGTGTACAAAACACCTTTCAGGCCTATTATGCTCCTGAAGCCCGTCTGACCGGAGTAGGAGATGGCTGGGGAGGCGGTACAAGTGTTTCTGCCTGGTTGTATGAACTCTATGGCGGCTCAGATGCACAGGATCGGCGCCGCAAAGCAACGTTTATGACCCGGGGTGACCACTATCCCGAGCTTCTGCAAAATGATGGCGGCTACACGTATGAGGGCACCGGCGCTCCTATTAAAAAGTATGTCATCGGAACTCCGGGGGATAATGAAGGACGGGTCGGTTTTATGGAAACAGACATCAATACATACATGCTGCGCCTGGCAGAAGTATACCTTAGCTATGCACAGGCCGTCCTGGGGAACGACAATTCCACAAATAATGGACAAGCAGTAGGATACGTGAATGCGGTGCGCGAACGGGCGGGACTCCCGGCAATTGACTCTATTTCCTACATGGACCTGTTTGAAGAAAAATGGAAGGAACTGGCCTACGAAGGGCAGAACTGGTTTGAATTGGTACGACTCTACAACTGGCAGCCGCAAATGGCGATGAACCTGATCAACGACCAGCAGAGAAACTCAAATTTAGAGTATTCTGAGGGTGAAGGAGAATACATCATTGAACCTCCGTCCGCATCCATTACGGTAAATGAGTCTGATTTCCGGCTCAGTTATCCGGAAGCAGAAGTATCTACCAATCCGAACCTGATGGATAGTCCGGTTCCATATAATTTTGATGAATAG
- a CDS encoding SusC/RagA family TonB-linked outer membrane protein gives MKLDTESIIHQRFRLFLLSLSAVFVLSIMAHEEVSGQDYAYNSGTGSNFVPISWYNHPGTQSVYKEKIDLQLRSATYQQALNRIATEGKIRLSYDSGDLPEGRLTMVMKDVTIIDAFRELVNGTGLEALASPGGQVVVKRTNAPLTIPKEDQSEEVTGVVYDGQTGSTLPGVNILVRGTTIGTSTNVDGEFSLNVPSLSDTLVASYIGYQELIVPISGRSQIDLTLTPMALVGDEIVVVGYGNLRRQDVTGSISSVRSDDLDKSITSSFDSALQGRAAGVMVMTNSGQPGGGVSVRIRGTNSLTGDAEPLYVIDGIPVSAQTGDGTNALATLNPNDIESIDILKDASAAAIYGARAANGVVLVTTKRGTAGETHVDYNAYVGFQQLPGRIDVMNLPEYAEYRNRQAELVGFGERAEFQDPSILGDGTNWQDELFQTAPMQNHTLAISGGDVNTRYRLSAGYFGQDGIATGSNFNRYSARLNLDNNPTRWLQVGTSLNLSRADERLTVSEADLVNLAIRQSPDIPVRSPDGSWGGPTQSEFTLENPVAMAQIVDDTRHRREVLGNIYADINFLDNLSLRSELNVSYNFTNRNQFTPTYEFNARTNELNESSRSRSNSEYWQSKTYMTYVQPFGEQLSMNAVLGHEIEVFEFEGLSGSRQNFPGNNIQELAAGDAATAGNNSWAGSNSMQSLFSRVNLNYGDRYMLTGTIRADASSRFGSENRWGYFPSFAAAWRIANEPFFNIDLVNELRLRGGYGFVGNQNIGNYLFGSALNVTATRWGSGVRPANIANPALRWESTESINLGLDVTILNDRISLTTDVYQKWTNDLLLRQPLPLYAGTSGTGAIGAPTVNIGSLENRGIEIALNTVNVNRNLRWESTFIYSMNRNKVTEMDQSTSFIERQINFFDPVSRTIVGQPVGQFYGYVVDGVFEDAEDIQNHAQQNNNVHPTQGVWAGDLKFRDLNGDGIIDEQDRTVIGDPNPDFQFGITNNFYFRNFDLSVFINGSYGNDIFNQVKRQNEDPSSNFGLLASVNEHARIELIDPAGSPNDITNVRVTNPGTTVPRITSSDPNNNQRISDRFVEDGSYMRLKNLTVGYTLPVGLLSRYNMRTVRLYFSGENLFTITGYSGYDPEVGSQIQDPLLIGVDNGRYPSQRIFTFGINIGL, from the coding sequence ATGAAGTTAGATACAGAATCGATCATACATCAGCGTTTCAGGCTGTTTCTGCTATCTTTATCTGCTGTTTTTGTTTTGTCAATAATGGCTCACGAAGAGGTATCAGGTCAGGATTACGCATATAATTCTGGCACGGGAAGTAATTTTGTACCGATCAGCTGGTACAACCACCCGGGGACCCAATCGGTTTACAAAGAAAAGATTGATCTGCAGCTTCGCAGCGCAACCTATCAGCAGGCTTTGAATCGGATTGCAACAGAAGGGAAAATCAGATTATCATACGATTCAGGAGATCTTCCGGAAGGACGGCTCACCATGGTAATGAAAGATGTAACCATTATCGATGCGTTTAGAGAGCTTGTAAACGGCACGGGACTGGAAGCGCTTGCTTCACCGGGCGGTCAGGTGGTTGTAAAGCGAACAAATGCTCCATTGACCATACCAAAAGAAGATCAGTCTGAAGAGGTGACCGGAGTAGTTTACGACGGGCAGACCGGTTCAACTCTTCCGGGTGTTAATATTTTAGTTAGAGGCACCACAATTGGAACGAGCACGAATGTAGATGGCGAATTTAGCCTGAACGTGCCGTCGTTGTCAGATACACTTGTTGCCTCCTATATCGGGTATCAGGAACTGATAGTACCGATAAGCGGCCGATCTCAGATTGACCTTACCTTAACGCCAATGGCGCTTGTAGGAGATGAAATTGTAGTGGTTGGATATGGAAATCTGAGGCGTCAGGATGTTACAGGGTCAATCTCGTCCGTGCGATCAGACGACCTTGATAAAAGTATAACCAGTTCCTTTGATAGTGCTCTGCAGGGACGGGCTGCCGGCGTAATGGTGATGACCAACTCCGGTCAGCCTGGCGGCGGTGTTTCCGTGAGAATCAGGGGTACAAACAGTTTAACTGGTGATGCAGAACCACTTTATGTGATTGACGGAATCCCGGTATCAGCGCAAACCGGTGACGGAACCAACGCGCTTGCCACATTGAATCCAAATGATATTGAATCGATTGATATTCTGAAGGATGCATCTGCGGCCGCGATTTATGGTGCACGTGCTGCAAACGGTGTTGTTTTAGTTACCACAAAGCGGGGAACTGCCGGGGAAACTCATGTTGATTACAATGCGTACGTAGGGTTTCAGCAGCTTCCTGGCCGGATTGATGTGATGAATCTGCCTGAATATGCAGAGTATCGCAATCGTCAGGCTGAACTTGTTGGATTTGGCGAACGGGCAGAATTCCAGGATCCTTCGATTCTCGGTGATGGCACCAACTGGCAGGATGAGCTTTTCCAGACGGCACCGATGCAAAATCATACACTTGCGATCAGCGGCGGTGACGTGAATACCAGGTACCGGTTATCAGCAGGATATTTTGGACAAGACGGTATCGCCACCGGTTCCAATTTCAACCGGTACTCTGCCAGGCTGAACCTGGATAACAACCCGACCAGATGGCTGCAGGTGGGAACGAGCCTTAACCTTAGCCGGGCCGATGAGCGACTGACTGTTTCAGAGGCAGATCTTGTAAACCTGGCCATTCGCCAGTCCCCCGATATTCCCGTGCGATCACCGGACGGTAGCTGGGGAGGCCCTACACAATCAGAATTTACACTGGAAAACCCCGTTGCGATGGCGCAAATCGTGGATGATACCCGCCACCGCCGTGAGGTTCTTGGAAACATCTATGCAGACATAAATTTCCTGGATAATCTGTCACTCCGTAGTGAGCTGAATGTATCGTACAATTTCACAAACCGTAATCAGTTTACGCCTACATACGAATTTAATGCCCGTACGAATGAACTGAACGAATCCTCAAGAAGCAGGAGTAATTCTGAATACTGGCAATCAAAGACGTATATGACTTACGTTCAGCCGTTTGGTGAACAGCTCTCTATGAATGCGGTTCTGGGTCATGAAATTGAAGTGTTTGAGTTTGAAGGGTTAAGCGGATCAAGGCAAAACTTTCCCGGAAACAATATCCAGGAACTTGCAGCAGGAGATGCCGCCACTGCAGGCAACAACAGCTGGGCCGGCTCAAATTCCATGCAGTCGCTATTCAGCCGCGTGAATTTGAATTACGGCGATCGATATATGCTCACCGGTACAATCAGGGCAGACGCCTCTTCGCGATTTGGCTCTGAAAACCGCTGGGGGTATTTCCCTTCTTTTGCAGCAGCATGGAGAATTGCGAATGAACCGTTCTTTAATATCGACCTGGTTAATGAACTGCGTTTAAGAGGAGGATATGGTTTTGTAGGGAATCAAAATATCGGGAATTACCTGTTCGGTTCTGCACTGAACGTTACAGCCACACGATGGGGAAGCGGTGTACGTCCCGCAAATATCGCAAACCCTGCGCTTCGGTGGGAATCTACAGAATCGATCAATCTGGGGCTTGATGTAACCATTCTGAATGACAGAATTAGCCTGACGACGGATGTCTATCAAAAATGGACCAACGATCTGTTGCTCAGACAGCCGCTGCCGCTCTATGCCGGAACATCCGGAACGGGGGCTATCGGTGCGCCAACGGTAAATATCGGGTCGCTTGAGAACAGGGGAATTGAAATTGCCCTCAACACGGTAAATGTGAACCGAAACCTACGGTGGGAGTCCACATTTATCTATTCGATGAACCGAAACAAGGTGACCGAGATGGACCAATCGACGAGCTTCATCGAGCGTCAGATTAACTTCTTTGATCCGGTTTCGCGAACAATTGTGGGTCAGCCGGTTGGGCAGTTCTACGGTTATGTGGTGGATGGTGTGTTTGAAGATGCCGAAGATATTCAGAATCACGCACAGCAAAATAATAACGTTCACCCCACCCAGGGTGTTTGGGCCGGAGATCTGAAATTCAGAGACCTGAACGGAGACGGCATCATTGATGAGCAGGATCGAACGGTAATCGGAGATCCAAACCCGGATTTTCAGTTTGGTATTACCAACAACTTCTATTTCAGGAATTTCGACCTGTCCGTGTTTATCAACGGCAGTTACGGGAATGACATCTTCAACCAGGTGAAACGGCAGAATGAAGATCCTTCCAGTAATTTCGGGCTTCTGGCATCTGTTAATGAACATGCCAGAATTGAACTGATTGATCCTGCAGGCTCACCAAACGATATTACAAACGTTCGGGTCACAAATCCCGGAACAACTGTTCCGCGGATCACCTCATCTGATCCAAACAATAATCAGCGAATCTCCGACAGATTTGTAGAGGATGGAAGCTATATGAGATTGAAAAACCTCACGGTAGGGTACACGCTGCCGGTCGGTCTGCTTAGCAGATATAATATGAGAACCGTGAGGCTCTATTTCAGCGGAGAAAACCTCTTCACGATCACCGGGTATTCAGGGTATGATCCTGAAGTTGGATCACAGATCCAGGATCCGCTCCTCATCGGGGTTGATAACGGGCGATACCCTTCCCAGCGGATCTTTACATTCGGTATTAACATCGGGCTGTAA
- a CDS encoding FecR family protein — MDYSKINLQIIIRYLNGTCSMDEEIQLREWMQEDSENEEFLLFVKKIWDTSTEKKKFQDVDSAWLRFNNQFDLDDKQTGAGIKEAASGNYNRSQHKSVSMHWLSWSAVAAAVTLIVFMSIKFADIDLSSDVTEIAEEIEYREVKTDKGQRTRLRLSDGSTIHLNAGSRLLVPETFGSNERREVTLEGEAYFEVTHDPTRQFVVTTEWAVTKVLGTKFNVNTYSEGDRVLVAVADGAVSLESAGDDMVSGKTINKSQIGTVSQDGITHVAELTDLSQFIGWTNGELVFKQDSLAAVIQKLERWYGIDIELEIKPEENSGKRLTATFTDRQRLGEVLESISLVLDFEYKHHSYLANTFTFYNNQHER; from the coding sequence ATGGATTACAGCAAAATCAATCTTCAAATTATTATCCGTTACCTGAACGGAACCTGTTCTATGGATGAAGAAATTCAGCTTAGGGAGTGGATGCAGGAAGATTCTGAAAATGAAGAGTTTCTGCTTTTTGTAAAGAAAATTTGGGATACATCAACCGAGAAGAAAAAATTTCAGGATGTTGATTCGGCCTGGCTGAGGTTTAATAATCAGTTCGATTTGGACGATAAGCAAACCGGTGCAGGTATTAAGGAAGCAGCATCCGGAAATTATAACCGATCGCAACATAAATCGGTTTCTATGCATTGGTTAAGCTGGAGTGCAGTGGCAGCGGCTGTAACTTTAATCGTGTTTATGTCGATAAAGTTTGCCGATATCGATCTTTCGTCTGATGTAACGGAGATTGCTGAAGAAATTGAGTACAGGGAAGTGAAAACGGATAAAGGGCAGCGAACCCGTCTGCGATTGAGCGATGGGAGTACGATTCACCTGAATGCCGGAAGCCGTCTTCTCGTGCCGGAAACATTTGGTTCAAATGAACGCCGCGAAGTTACATTGGAAGGTGAGGCCTATTTTGAAGTGACACACGACCCGACCCGACAGTTTGTGGTGACCACAGAATGGGCGGTTACAAAAGTTTTAGGTACAAAATTTAACGTTAACACCTATTCCGAAGGAGATCGGGTATTGGTGGCGGTGGCTGATGGAGCCGTTTCTCTTGAAAGCGCAGGTGACGACATGGTTTCTGGTAAAACGATCAATAAAAGCCAGATTGGAACGGTTTCGCAGGATGGTATAACGCACGTAGCGGAGTTGACTGATCTGTCTCAATTTATTGGATGGACAAACGGCGAGCTGGTTTTTAAACAGGATTCACTGGCTGCGGTAATCCAGAAACTGGAAAGGTGGTACGGAATTGATATCGAACTGGAAATAAAACCGGAAGAAAATTCAGGCAAAAGATTGACGGCTACATTCACGGACAGGCAGCGATTGGGTGAGGTTTTAGAGTCGATCTCTCTTGTGCTTGATTTTGAATATAAGCACCACTCCTACCTGGCAAACACGTTTACATTTTACAATAATCAACACGAAAGGTGA
- a CDS encoding RNA polymerase sigma-70 factor, producing the protein MALEQKLNSIGGVGLSLGKDERAIRDNQWVEGVNKGERKAFEEIYRCYYPQLGPFLLRYVNSEKVAEDIIHNVFYKVWENRERLRADGTLKAYLFKAVQNQAFKYLAKNKGENTVELSDKTTQSDTDNNPEIILELKEFKEAYRYALKKLPEKRRNIFLMHREDHLTYREISEVLNISIKTVETQISRSMKFLIDQLSRFR; encoded by the coding sequence ATGGCATTAGAGCAAAAACTCAATAGCATTGGGGGTGTGGGTCTTTCTTTGGGGAAGGATGAACGAGCCATTCGTGACAACCAATGGGTTGAAGGTGTAAACAAAGGAGAACGTAAAGCATTTGAGGAAATCTACAGGTGCTACTATCCTCAGCTGGGGCCTTTTTTATTGCGTTATGTAAATTCTGAAAAGGTTGCTGAAGATATTATTCACAACGTATTTTATAAAGTGTGGGAAAATCGCGAGCGGCTTCGGGCTGATGGAACCTTAAAAGCATATCTCTTTAAAGCCGTGCAGAATCAGGCGTTTAAATACCTGGCGAAAAATAAAGGTGAAAATACGGTTGAACTTTCTGATAAAACCACCCAGTCAGATACTGACAACAATCCCGAAATAATTCTGGAGTTAAAAGAGTTCAAAGAAGCCTACAGGTACGCATTAAAAAAACTACCGGAAAAGCGCCGAAATATCTTTTTAATGCACCGTGAAGATCACCTCACCTACAGGGAAATCTCCGAAGTACTGAATATCTCTATCAAAACTGTAGAGACTCAAATCAGCCGTTCCATGAAGTTTTTAATTGATCAGTTATCGCGATTTAGGTAA